Within Actinomycetes bacterium, the genomic segment CTTCGACCTGGCGAAATTCGTCGTCGGCGCGGAGGGCACGTTGGTCGTCGCGACCAGGGCGCTGGTCGACCTGGTGCCCAAGCCTCGGCGCACCGCGTTCGCGGTCGGCCACTTCACCTCCGTCGCGGCGGCGATAGCAGCGACCGAGGACGCGCTGGCGTGCGACCCCTCACAGGTCGAGCTGATGGACAAGACGATCCTCGACCTGTCGCGCCAGCGGATCGAGTACGCCGACCTCGGCCGGTCGCTCGGAGGCGACCCGGCAGCCCTCCTCTTCGTGTCCTTCACCGGCGACGACGAGAAGGCCCTGGTGGCCGACCTAGAGCGGCTCGACGCCCGGTGGCGCAGGCACGGGCACGGCTACCACACGCTGCGCGCGGTGACGGCGGCGCAGCAGTCGGCGCTGCTGAAGGTGCGCAAGTCCAGCCTCGGCCTGCTGATGGCCGCGTCGGTGGGCACGCGCCGGCCGCTCGCGTTCGTCGAGGACACTGCAGTGCCGCCCGAGCATCTGGCGGCGTACACCGAGAGGTTCCGTGCCGTGCTCGACCGGCACGGGCTGACCGCCGGCTTCTACGGCCACGCGTCGGTCGGCTGCCTGCACGTGCGGCCGTTCGTGGACGTCACCGACCCGACGCAGGTGGCGGCGATGCGAGCCGTCGCGACGGAGGTGAAGGACCTCGTCGCGGAGTACGGCGGTGCGAACTCCAGCGAGCACGGCGACGGGCTGGTGCGCAGCGAGTTCAACCGCTCGATCTTCGGCGACGACCTCTACCAGGCGATGCGCGAGGTGAAGGCGCTCTTCGACCCGGCGAACGTCTTGAACCCCGGCAAGATCGTCGACTCGCCGGCGATGACCGAGCACCTGCGCGACCCGGCGCTGCCGCCGGCCCGACCGCTACGGACGCACCTGACCTTCGACGTGGTCGGCGGGATGCGCGGGGCAGCCGACCGGTGCATGAACATCGGGCTGTGCCGGAAGACGACGTCCGGCGTCATGTGCCCGTCGTACGTCGCCACGCTGCAGGAGGAGCACTCCACGCGGGGCCGGGCCAACGCGCTGGTGAAGGCGCTCAGCGAGCCCGACCCGGCGGCGGCGCTGGGCAGCGACGAGCGGCTGCACGAGATCCTCGACCTGTGCCTGATGTGCAAGGCGTGCAAGAGCGAGTGCCCGCTCGGCGTGGACATGGCGACGCTGAAGTCCGAGACGCTGGCGCACCATCACGAGGCCCACGGCACTCCCCTGCGGTCGCGCGCGTTCGGCGCGATCCGGGTGCTGAACCGGCTGGGCTCGGCGACCGCGCCTCTGTCCAACCTGCCCGGCCGGTCGCGCCCGGTGCGGGCGGTCATGGGTCGACGGCTGGGCGTCGCGCCGCAGCGGCCGCTGCCGGTCTTCACGCGGGACACGCTGGTGCGGTGGTTCGGCCGGCGGCCCGGTCCGACAGGTGAGGCGCAGCGCGCTGGTGCGAGGGGCACCGTCACCTTCCTTGCCGACTCCTTCACGACCTTCACCGAGCCGGGGGTCGGACGGGCCGCGATCGAGCTGCTGGAGCTGGCCGGCTGGACGGTGCGGCTCGAGGCCGGCGGCTGCTGTGGCCGGGCCAGCCTGTCCAAGGGGCTGGTCGAGGACGCGAAGGCGAAGGCGTCGCGGCTGGCCGGCCTGCTGACGGCCCCTGGGGCAGCAGGCACCCCCGTCGTGGG encodes:
- a CDS encoding FAD-linked oxidase C-terminal domain-containing protein, which produces FDLAKFVVGAEGTLVVATRALVDLVPKPRRTAFAVGHFTSVAAAIAATEDALACDPSQVELMDKTILDLSRQRIEYADLGRSLGGDPAALLFVSFTGDDEKALVADLERLDARWRRHGHGYHTLRAVTAAQQSALLKVRKSSLGLLMAASVGTRRPLAFVEDTAVPPEHLAAYTERFRAVLDRHGLTAGFYGHASVGCLHVRPFVDVTDPTQVAAMRAVATEVKDLVAEYGGANSSEHGDGLVRSEFNRSIFGDDLYQAMREVKALFDPANVLNPGKIVDSPAMTEHLRDPALPPARPLRTHLTFDVVGGMRGAADRCMNIGLCRKTTSGVMCPSYVATLQEEHSTRGRANALVKALSEPDPAAALGSDERLHEILDLCLMCKACKSECPLGVDMATLKSETLAHHHEAHGTPLRSRAFGAIRVLNRLGSATAPLSNLPGRSRPVRAVMGRRLGVAPQRPLPVFTRDTLVRWFGRRPGPTGEAQRAGARGTVTFLADSFTTFTEPGVGRAAIELLELAGWTVRLEAGGCCGRASLSKGLVEDAKAKASRLAGLLTAPGAAGTPVVGCEPSCVWTLRDEHRALLPDDPRVRDVAGRVRQVEELLTEAIDDGGLVLRPDSWLAGRRVLYHGHCHQKAEVGTAATVALLSRIPGAEVVELDAGCCGMAGSFGFEAEHYEVSMAVGADRLFPAVLAEPGDTVVAATGVSCRQQIAHGTMRRAQHPVELLRSVVGG